In Eretmochelys imbricata isolate rEreImb1 chromosome 14, rEreImb1.hap1, whole genome shotgun sequence, a genomic segment contains:
- the TMC6 gene encoding transmembrane channel-like protein 6 isoform X2: MTQPFSFTLCVPESRDGASPDLSLGDEGAMHSSFQQLLQEQELELEQELEQELELELQELTVGGRENLAHGAAAAGRTEVWEEPEPRGEHPDFSSATLQILARMPSRTIGHSRGAIISQCYNRTTKLRRRTSRPPLHQASRSARPSLRQYDLELDAGRSEQEDTHSLLVKELQTLSSSQRNHILQAMPVSLAEKRSLRQELGGHRSTLRKPERTRWPLSCCGQLKHDFITGFRSLWDGFLSLLHSLQPWHQSLKQIGGRFGSSVLSYFLFLKTLLTFNAFLFLTLLIFVVATQARYPPAAGNSRLFTGLELLTGAVSTALEGETSETHLPLSAFPSPRAAPTCPATPRCSGTDRICIPCSAGALLPAQSQVLQRKVPPPCNRAWARRTAAAACIGFLWPGQGTGSQGRAGGEGSSTTTAEQHPSWCLEVEPRDHRDVGLEGTSRGRTKKPETHLGLSSLFLKPSSDGDPRLPWEPMQSPPALQLGEAVGPTPVLSLQGYFTQTLMYYGYYSNFTLNDPCTPSCGRCQPGKGHLPYNMPLAYVFTIGVSFFSTCILLVYSMSRSFGESYRVGSTSGHFAMKVFCAWDYKVIQRRSVRLQNENIRTQLKELLGEWQSKSRPLSLCRRLGRMVVLSLAWALSLGTVLGCVIAVYYFSEHLLMVHRDSRDGGSSEARQEAFLLVLPMVVSLMNLVMPYLYNLLAAWEKQESPALEVYVAICRNLILKMVVLGLLCYHWLSRKRGYYLEDECWETSVGQELYRFVVMDFVFTLLDTFLGELLWRLILEKKLMRKQRPEFDIARNVLELIYGQTLTWLGVLFCPLLPAVQILKLVLLFYIKKTSLMKNCQSPSKPWRASHMSTVFITLLCFPSFLGAAIFLSYTIWAVRPSKTCGPFRMQETIYESGKTWVQELEKCSPNIAWFTWIHKHLVVKGQRRIIRLLKEQIANEGEDKVFLIQRLQCIYGKQETHPCVPGRKELNA, encoded by the exons ATGACCCAGCCATTCTCTTTCACCCTTTGCGTTCCGGAGAGTAGGGACGGTGCCAG CCCAGATCTGAGCCTGGGCGATGAGGGTGCTATGCACAGTTccttccagcagctcctccaggagcaggagctggagctggagcaggagctggagcaggagctggagctggagctgcaggagctgaCCGTCGGGGGCAGAG AAAACCTGGCCCATGGGGCTGCTGCAGCCGGCCGCACTGAGGTctgggaggagccagagccgaGAGGAGAGCACCCGGATTTCTCTTCAGCCACGCTACAGATCCTTGCCCGCATGCCCAGCCGCACCATCG GGCACAGCCGAGGAGCCATTATCTCACAGTGCTACAACCGCACAACCAAGCTTCGCCGCCGGACTAGCCGGCCGCCGCTGCACCAAGCGTCCCGCTCTGCACGGCCCAGCCTGCGGCAGTACGACCTGGAGCTGGACGCCGGCCGCTCAGAGCAGGAAG acacacacagcctgctggtgaaggagctgcagacccTCTCGAGCAGCCAGAGGAACCACATACTGCAGGCGATGCCCGTGAGCCTGGCAGAGAAACGCAGCCTCAG GCAGGAGTTGGGTGGACACAGAAGCACCCTGAGGAAACCCGAGAGAACCAGGTGGCCTTTGTCCTGCTGCGGCCAACTCAAACACGACTTCATCACA GGGTTCCGGAGTCTCTGGGATgggttcctctccctcctccactccctccaGCCCTGGCATCAGTCCCTGAAGCAGATCGGCGGCCGCTTCGGCTCCAGTGTCTTGTCCTACTTCCTCTTCCTCAAGACGCTTCTCACGTTCAATGCCTTCTTGTTCCTGACCCTCTTGATCTTCGTGGTAGCCACGCAGGCCAGGTACCCCCCGGCCGCTGGGAACAGCAGGCTCTTCACAGGGCTTGAGCTCCTCACGGGGGCGGTGAGTACTGCGCTGGAGGGCGAGACCTCGGAGACCCACCTCCCTCTGTCTGCgttccccagccccagggcagcacccACATGCCCTGCCACCCCTCGGTGCTCAGGCACAGACAGGATCTGCATCCCCTGCTCAGCAGGAGCTCTgcttccagcccagagccaggtgcttcagagaaaggtgcccCCGCCCTGCAACAGGGCCTGGGCCCGCCGTacagcagctgcagcctgcaTCGGATTTCTTTGGCCCGGACAGGGGACCGGATCCCAGGGacgggcggggggagaggggagcagcaCCACCACTGCTGAGCAGCACCCGTCATGGTGCCTGGAGGTGGAGCCCAGGGATCATAGAGAcgtcgggctggaagggacctcgagaggcagGACCAAGAAACCCGAGACCCACCtgggtttgtccagcctgttcctAAAACCCTCCAGCGACGGGGATCCACGTCTCCCTTGGGAGCCCATGCAGAGtccccctgctctgcagctgggggaggcagtggggcccaCTCCTGTCCTCTCCCTGCAGGGCTACTTCACTCAGACTCTGATGTACTACGGCTACTACAGTAACTTCACCCTGAacgacccctgcacccccagctgtgggaggTGCCAGCCTGGCAAAGGCCATCTCCCGTACAACATGCCGCTGGCCTATGTGTTCACCATTGGGGTCTCCTTCTTCAGTACATGCATCCTGCTGGTGTACAG CATGTCCCGATCCTTTGGCGAGAGTTACCGCGTGGGCAGCACGTCGGGGCACTTTGCCATGAAAGTGTTCTGTGCCTGGGACTACAAGGTGATCCAGAGACGCTCCGTCAGGCTGCAGAACGAAAACATCCGGACCCAGCTGAAG GAGCTGCTAGGAGAGTGGCAATCCAAGTCCCGCCCACTGAGCCTGTGCAGGAGGCTCGGCAGGATGGTGGTTCTCAGTCTGGCCTGGGCACTGTCCCTGGGCACCGTCCTAGGCTGTGTCATCGCAGTGTATTACTTCTCCGAACACCTGCTCATG GTGCACCGGGACAGCCGAGACGGGGGGAGCAGCGAGGCCCGGCAGGAAGCCTTCCTGCTGGTCCTGCCTATGGTGGTGTCCCTGATGAACCTGGTGATGCCGTACCTGTATAACCTGCTGGCAGCCTGGGAGAAGCAGGAGTCTCCAGCGCTGGAGGTGTACGTGGCCATCTGCAG GAATTTGATTCTGAAGATGGTCGTCCTGGGCCTGCTGTGTTACCACTGGCTGAGTCGGAAGAGGGGATACTACTTGGAGGACGAG TGCTGGGAGACGtctgtggggcaggagctgtaCCGCTTTGTGGTGATGGATTTCGTGTTCACGCTCCTGGACACTTTCCTTGGGGAGCTGCTCTGGAG GCTCATCTTGGAGAAGAAGCTGATGAGGAAGCAGAGGCCTGAGTTTGACATTGCCCGGAACGTGCTGGAGCTGATCTATGGGCAGACTCTGACCTG GCTGGGGGTTCTCTtttgccccctcctcccagccgtCCAGATCCTCAAGCTGGTGCTCCTGTTCTACATCAAGAAG ACCAGCCTGATGAAGAACTGCCAGTCTCCCAGCAAGCCGTGGCGCGCATCTCACATGAGCACCGTCTTCATCACCCTCCTGTGCTTCCCCTCGTTCCTGGGCGCCGCGATCTTCCTCTCCTACACCATCTGGGC AGTGAGACCATCCAAAACATGTGGCCCGTTCCGGATGCAGGAGACCATCTACGAGTCAGGGAAGACTTGGGTTCaagagctggagaaatgcagCCCAAACATCGCCTGGTTCACCTGGATCCACAAACACCTG
- the TMC6 gene encoding transmembrane channel-like protein 6 isoform X5 has protein sequence MTQPFSFTLCVPESRDGASPDLSLGDEGAMHSSFQQLLQEQELELEQELEQELELELQELTVGGRENLAHGAAAAGRTEVWEEPEPRGEHPDFSSATLQILARMPSRTIGHSRGAIISQCYNRTTKLRRRTSRPPLHQASRSARPSLRQYDLELDAGRSEQEDTHSLLVKELQTLSSSQRNHILQAMPVSLAEKRSLRQELGGHRSTLRKPERTRWPLSCCGQLKHDFITGFRSLWDGFLSLLHSLQPWHQSLKQIGGRFGSSVLSYFLFLKTLLTFNAFLFLTLLIFVVATQARYPPAAGNSRLFTGLELLTGAVSTALEGETSETHLPLSAFPSPRAAPTCPATPRCSGTDRICIPCSAGALLPAQSQVLQRKVPPPCNRAWARRTAAAACIGFLWPGQGTGSQGRAGGEGSSTTTAEQHPSWCLEVEPRDHRDVGLEGTSRGRTKKPETHLGLSSLFLKPSSDGDPRLPWEPMQSPPALQLGEAVGPTPVLSLQGYFTQTLMYYGYYSNFTLNDPCTPSCGRCQPGKGHLPYNMPLAYVFTIGVSFFSTCILLVYSMSRSFGESYRVGSTSGHFAMKVFCAWDYKVIQRRSVRLQNENIRTQLKELLGEWQSKSRPLSLCRRLGRMVVLSLAWALSLGTVLGCVIAVYYFSEHLLMVHRDSRDGGSSEARQEAFLLVLPMVVSLMNLVMPYLYNLLAAWEKQESPALEVYVAICRWSSWACCVTTG, from the exons ATGACCCAGCCATTCTCTTTCACCCTTTGCGTTCCGGAGAGTAGGGACGGTGCCAG CCCAGATCTGAGCCTGGGCGATGAGGGTGCTATGCACAGTTccttccagcagctcctccaggagcaggagctggagctggagcaggagctggagcaggagctggagctggagctgcaggagctgaCCGTCGGGGGCAGAG AAAACCTGGCCCATGGGGCTGCTGCAGCCGGCCGCACTGAGGTctgggaggagccagagccgaGAGGAGAGCACCCGGATTTCTCTTCAGCCACGCTACAGATCCTTGCCCGCATGCCCAGCCGCACCATCG GGCACAGCCGAGGAGCCATTATCTCACAGTGCTACAACCGCACAACCAAGCTTCGCCGCCGGACTAGCCGGCCGCCGCTGCACCAAGCGTCCCGCTCTGCACGGCCCAGCCTGCGGCAGTACGACCTGGAGCTGGACGCCGGCCGCTCAGAGCAGGAAG acacacacagcctgctggtgaaggagctgcagacccTCTCGAGCAGCCAGAGGAACCACATACTGCAGGCGATGCCCGTGAGCCTGGCAGAGAAACGCAGCCTCAG GCAGGAGTTGGGTGGACACAGAAGCACCCTGAGGAAACCCGAGAGAACCAGGTGGCCTTTGTCCTGCTGCGGCCAACTCAAACACGACTTCATCACA GGGTTCCGGAGTCTCTGGGATgggttcctctccctcctccactccctccaGCCCTGGCATCAGTCCCTGAAGCAGATCGGCGGCCGCTTCGGCTCCAGTGTCTTGTCCTACTTCCTCTTCCTCAAGACGCTTCTCACGTTCAATGCCTTCTTGTTCCTGACCCTCTTGATCTTCGTGGTAGCCACGCAGGCCAGGTACCCCCCGGCCGCTGGGAACAGCAGGCTCTTCACAGGGCTTGAGCTCCTCACGGGGGCGGTGAGTACTGCGCTGGAGGGCGAGACCTCGGAGACCCACCTCCCTCTGTCTGCgttccccagccccagggcagcacccACATGCCCTGCCACCCCTCGGTGCTCAGGCACAGACAGGATCTGCATCCCCTGCTCAGCAGGAGCTCTgcttccagcccagagccaggtgcttcagagaaaggtgcccCCGCCCTGCAACAGGGCCTGGGCCCGCCGTacagcagctgcagcctgcaTCGGATTTCTTTGGCCCGGACAGGGGACCGGATCCCAGGGacgggcggggggagaggggagcagcaCCACCACTGCTGAGCAGCACCCGTCATGGTGCCTGGAGGTGGAGCCCAGGGATCATAGAGAcgtcgggctggaagggacctcgagaggcagGACCAAGAAACCCGAGACCCACCtgggtttgtccagcctgttcctAAAACCCTCCAGCGACGGGGATCCACGTCTCCCTTGGGAGCCCATGCAGAGtccccctgctctgcagctgggggaggcagtggggcccaCTCCTGTCCTCTCCCTGCAGGGCTACTTCACTCAGACTCTGATGTACTACGGCTACTACAGTAACTTCACCCTGAacgacccctgcacccccagctgtgggaggTGCCAGCCTGGCAAAGGCCATCTCCCGTACAACATGCCGCTGGCCTATGTGTTCACCATTGGGGTCTCCTTCTTCAGTACATGCATCCTGCTGGTGTACAG CATGTCCCGATCCTTTGGCGAGAGTTACCGCGTGGGCAGCACGTCGGGGCACTTTGCCATGAAAGTGTTCTGTGCCTGGGACTACAAGGTGATCCAGAGACGCTCCGTCAGGCTGCAGAACGAAAACATCCGGACCCAGCTGAAG GAGCTGCTAGGAGAGTGGCAATCCAAGTCCCGCCCACTGAGCCTGTGCAGGAGGCTCGGCAGGATGGTGGTTCTCAGTCTGGCCTGGGCACTGTCCCTGGGCACCGTCCTAGGCTGTGTCATCGCAGTGTATTACTTCTCCGAACACCTGCTCATG GTGCACCGGGACAGCCGAGACGGGGGGAGCAGCGAGGCCCGGCAGGAAGCCTTCCTGCTGGTCCTGCCTATGGTGGTGTCCCTGATGAACCTGGTGATGCCGTACCTGTATAACCTGCTGGCAGCCTGGGAGAAGCAGGAGTCTCCAGCGCTGGAGGTGTACGTGGCCATCTGCAG ATGGTCGTCCTGGGCCTGCTGTGTTACCACTGGCTGA